Sequence from the Platichthys flesus chromosome 2, fPlaFle2.1, whole genome shotgun sequence genome:
TATAATATGTGGAAACATTAGTTTTTTGTGATCGGGTGTCATCCTGTGCACAAAGATTAGTTTCTGTTGTTAGCTCTCTTTAATAAGTTAAGTATACGCTGGCAAGCAAAGTGGATTAAAACTTCAGAAGGCTTTCATACAGACGCACAGaaagctgattggctacaaaacacacacacccacacacacacacacacacatacacacacactaatacttGCAAACCCTTTTCAGTCAACCCACTTGCCATGCCTGCGTCCTTGGTGGATGCAACACATCCTGGCTATGTGACAGACATGGGAAACTATAACAGCTCCACAGTGGAGGAACTACAAGCGTGTGAGAGTCATCAGTGGTACAGAAAATTCATGACCGAGTGCCCGTCCGGAGTTCTTACCTTCTACGAGTTCAAGCAGTTTTTTGGCCTGAGGAATCTGTCGGACACATCAAATGCCTACATCGAGACCATGTTCACCACGTTTGACATGAATGACGTAAGAAATTTACTAATCAGTGTAATGAGTCTAATGTTGCTACAGTAGCAAAGAGGAATCGTTATATGAGGTATGTTAGTTTCTTTTCATCAATGATGAAGTGaagtgtttattgtgttttattcacattttcattaatacattgcatacaaataaaaaaaggaagctGGCTTTTTTTAAGTACATATCTTTTGAAAACATCAATATGATTTttgccaaaaaaaacattaatagtGGCGAAATGATGCTGCATCTACTgtttcaaaaaatataaattatgatTATCATCATCCTCATTCTGATCCAAAGATAGttgtttatttagaaaagagggaaaaaaggaggGTTTGGgaacagaaaaggaaataaacgaAGACCaacaaggatttattttaaatgcaccTACATGTTTCAGCCCCCTGGTTTTCATCAGGTTGACTAAGTACTCGTAAGTATCAATacttgtttatttgcatatactTAAGGTTTCACCACTTATTGTCAATTTTTGTCTATATTGGATAAGGCAACTTTAGCAGAAATATATAAGCAGAAAAAGGGAGCGAAATCATATTCAGCCTAATTTTCTACCCCAGTGTTGTTTGACAAGAGGAAGGTTGTTAGGGTTATTTCTGCTCATAGAAAATCTGTTGTAGTCTTATTCTATTAGAGAGGGAGCTTAAACCACCAACACCACCTACCCAGCTGACCTGCAGTCGTGCACAAAGCAGGTGCAGCCTCTTAATTCACACAGGGTAACTGGAGACAGATGGATGCTTGGTTAATCGGGACAAATTTTCTATCTTCTTGCAAACATAAACAGATCATTTTTGGATAATCTTCTGGATTTATAGATCAACTGACCAAATAACCATTTAAAGAAATCTAAAAAGATGTGGTCAACAGGCAAAAATAGCCTGTtaatgtgtgtgacagaaatatACTGCTGCTCATCTGAGTCTTTCCCCCCTGCAGGATGGTTACATTGACTTCATGGAGTATGTGGCTGCACTGAGTCTGGTGCTGAAAGGAGGAGTGCAGCAGAAGCTCCGCTGGTATTTCAAACTGTATGATATCGATGGGAGTGGCTGCATCGACCGCGAGGAGCTGCTTCAGATTATTAAGGTACTGATAATGAGCCTCCATGTCAGGTCAGAGCTTGACGAGGGGCTTAGTGAGAGATCGTGGAAAATCCCACAGTACTGTCCTGAAACAACCTGCCGAGACCACTCAGCTCTCAGGGAGAGGCCCAGGCTCAGGGACCTAAAAGGGGAATCCTCACCTGAGGCTCAGGCCAGACTCCGACCTGAGGCCCACGGCTGACATTTAGCTGACACCTGCTGGTCGATGAGTGCAACAATACACAAGTCATCTTTTAACTTCTCCTTTTGTGTCATGTTCAGTCCATTCGAGCGATCAATGGAATCCCTCAGGAGATGTCCACAGAAGACTTTGCCAACATGGTGTTTGACAAGATTGACATCAACGGAGACGGTAAGACCCCAAGACCCTTACAATATATCACTCTCACTGTGATTGACTGAGAGTTTGTGATTTGGACAGCAGAAAACTGATCTTCAGATGAGATTTGTTTAACTGAACAAGTTTAGACTGAAGCACTGGTGCTgagtgtgtatgtctgtgcgTTTTCCAGGTGAACTGTCCTATGAGGAGTTCATAGAGGGGGTCCAGAACGACGAAATGCTCCTGAAGACGCTGACGGAGAGTCTGGACCTGACACACATAGTCCAACAGATTCAAGGAGAGATCAGGGCCAACATTTAGGATTTCCAACTGTTAGCAGACTTTTACATGACTGTGCCACAGCAGAATGAGTGAAGATGCGAGTTCAGGATAATCTACAatctttaaaatgcaaagtatATGACCAAATACGCCATATGATTAAAACATGAGTAGATATTCACagccaaaaacaaacatggtatCAGGTGCCTGAAGTAAATAACACATTCTTTGAATCTTCTGATAAACCCCAGCTGAAATGAAACACCACGATTTCTATCCAACGACCATTAAGTGCTTTATATGCATGAACTTGTTGCATGTTGTTTAACAGTAAATACATGATGCACTATCTGCAGCATTCTGAGACGCTAACTCACCTGATTGTAGTGTGTTATATAGAGTAGACTGTTATCCTCACTTTGAACCAACACAGAGAAGTGGGTACTTTTGTAAAGCCTTCCAAAACATTTTTGAACAGGTCTGATATG
This genomic interval carries:
- the LOC133966386 gene encoding guanylyl cyclase-activating protein 1-like; amino-acid sequence: MPASLVDATHPGYVTDMGNYNSSTVEELQACESHQWYRKFMTECPSGVLTFYEFKQFFGLRNLSDTSNAYIETMFTTFDMNDDGYIDFMEYVAALSLVLKGGVQQKLRWYFKLYDIDGSGCIDREELLQIIKSIRAINGIPQEMSTEDFANMVFDKIDINGDGELSYEEFIEGVQNDEMLLKTLTESLDLTHIVQQIQGEIRANI